A window of the Arenibacter algicola genome harbors these coding sequences:
- a CDS encoding ISAon1 family transposase yields the protein MVSTKANDCHTIGGFYGVNGKKLQRQFRDYLSEFKQWEERPHAKEWLIFPENIGPYLSIDETALSKGELYTIITNKKAKGKKGSIVAIFAGTKVGPIIEQLLKISAKKRAKVKEITLDMANSMKTIAKQCFPKAIQVTDRFHVQKLALEALQDIRIKHRWDAIDRENQQIKQARAKNGTFVPKEFSNGDTRKQLLARSRYLLYKSPNNWTQNQSERSKILFAQYPDIKVAFDLVQGLRNIFNTATSIQTAYTKLAHWYKDVENTGFRAFNTIANTISLNYRSILNYFINRSTNASAESFNAKIKAFRAQFRGVKNVEFFLYRLTTIFA from the coding sequence TCAACGGCAAAAAACTACAGCGACAGTTTCGGGATTATTTAAGCGAGTTCAAACAATGGGAGGAGAGACCACATGCCAAGGAGTGGCTCATATTTCCAGAGAATATAGGACCTTATCTGTCCATTGACGAAACGGCACTCTCCAAGGGGGAGCTCTACACCATAATTACCAACAAAAAGGCCAAGGGCAAAAAAGGTTCCATAGTGGCCATATTCGCCGGCACCAAGGTGGGACCGATCATTGAGCAGCTGCTAAAGATATCGGCCAAAAAAAGGGCCAAGGTCAAGGAAATTACCCTGGATATGGCCAACTCCATGAAGACCATCGCCAAACAATGCTTCCCAAAAGCAATACAGGTAACGGACAGGTTCCATGTACAGAAGCTGGCACTGGAGGCCCTTCAGGACATCCGCATCAAACATAGGTGGGACGCCATAGACCGGGAGAACCAACAGATAAAGCAGGCAAGGGCAAAGAACGGGACATTCGTCCCAAAAGAATTTAGCAATGGGGACACTAGAAAACAGCTCTTGGCCAGAAGTAGGTATCTCCTTTATAAATCGCCCAACAATTGGACACAAAACCAATCCGAAAGGAGCAAAATATTGTTCGCCCAATATCCGGATATAAAGGTGGCCTTCGACCTGGTACAGGGGCTCAGGAACATATTCAATACGGCAACTTCTATACAAACAGCATATACAAAGCTGGCACATTGGTACAAAGACGTAGAGAACACAGGCTTTAGGGCCTTCAATACTATTGCTAATACGATATCGCTCAATTATAGGTCGATCCTGAACTATTTTATAAACAGGAGTACAAATGCATCGGCGGAATCATTCAATGCAAAAATAAAAGCTTTTAGAGCGCAATTCAGAGGAGTCAAAAACGTAGAATTCTTCCTTTATAGATTAACCACAATATTTGCATAA